A window from Bosea sp. ANAM02 encodes these proteins:
- a CDS encoding cob(I)yrinic acid a,c-diamide adenosyltransferase, with translation MVKLNRIYTRTGDNGTTGLTSGPRRPKFDLRVAAYGTVDETNACIGLARLHAAAEDALVDAMLSRISNDLFDLGADLSTPETDKPLAFEPLRIVQAQVDRIESEIDLLNAELAPLRSFVLPGGTPAATHLHLARTVSRRAERLMTELAATEGEMVAAPALKYINRLSDFLFVASRHLNAKAAGDVLWVPGQNR, from the coding sequence ATGGTCAAGCTCAACCGCATCTACACGCGCACCGGCGACAACGGCACGACCGGCCTGACGAGCGGCCCGCGCCGCCCGAAATTCGATCTGCGCGTCGCCGCCTACGGCACGGTCGACGAGACCAATGCCTGTATCGGCCTCGCCCGCCTGCATGCTGCCGCGGAAGATGCCCTGGTCGACGCCATGCTCAGCCGGATCAGCAACGATCTCTTCGATCTCGGCGCCGATCTCTCGACGCCCGAGACCGACAAGCCCCTCGCCTTCGAGCCCTTGCGCATCGTCCAGGCGCAGGTCGACCGGATCGAGAGCGAGATCGACCTGCTCAATGCCGAGCTCGCTCCCCTGCGTTCCTTCGTCCTGCCGGGCGGCACGCCGGCCGCGACCCATCTCCACCTTGCGCGCACCGTCAGCCGCCGGGCCGAACGCCTGATGACGGAACTCGCCGCGACCGAGGGCGAGATGGTTGCCGCGCCCGCGCTGAAATACATCAACCGCCTCTCGGACTTCCTGTTCGTCGCCTCCCGCCATCTCAACGCCAAGGCAGCCGGTGACGTGCTCTGGGTGCCCGGCCAGAACCGCTGA
- a CDS encoding twin transmembrane helix small protein, translating to MTFSNTLVSVAVGAVAVVLLLGLINMLRGGSANTSQRLMRLRVILQFVAIVLIVIVLWWRNG from the coding sequence ATGACGTTTTCGAATACGCTCGTGTCCGTCGCGGTCGGCGCCGTCGCCGTCGTCCTGCTGCTCGGGCTGATCAACATGCTGCGCGGCGGCAGCGCCAACACCTCGCAGCGCCTGATGCGCCTGCGTGTGATCCTGCAGTTCGTCGCCATCGTCCTGATCGTCATCGTGCTGTGGTGGCGGAACGGCTGA
- a CDS encoding rhomboid family intramembrane serine protease yields MFVPLHDGVPLRFMRTPYITYGLIGASLALQIVLQLSPGQDAELAIMAGFGMIPSVLFGTAQLPEGLAHLPAWATLFSNILLHANIAHLVGNMLFLWVFGDNVEDAMGHARFLAFFFLCGLGGSLFHAGLYPDSQQPLIGASGAISGVIASYLMIYPRVRIWGLAFNWIPIHIPALYALGGWILLQAASALFGADGNVGWWAHLGGLATGAALTPLFVHRSIALFGRKVAHG; encoded by the coding sequence ATGTTCGTCCCCCTGCATGACGGCGTCCCGCTGCGCTTCATGCGAACGCCCTACATCACCTATGGGCTGATCGGCGCCAGTCTCGCCCTGCAGATCGTGCTGCAGCTCTCGCCCGGGCAGGACGCGGAGCTGGCGATCATGGCCGGCTTCGGCATGATTCCCTCGGTGCTGTTCGGCACGGCGCAACTGCCCGAAGGTCTCGCCCACCTACCTGCCTGGGCGACGCTGTTCAGCAACATCCTGCTGCATGCCAACATCGCCCATCTCGTCGGAAATATGCTGTTCCTCTGGGTCTTCGGCGACAATGTCGAGGACGCGATGGGCCATGCCCGCTTCCTCGCCTTCTTCTTCCTGTGCGGGCTCGGCGGCTCGCTGTTCCACGCCGGCCTATATCCGGATTCGCAGCAGCCGCTGATCGGTGCCTCGGGCGCCATCTCCGGCGTCATCGCCTCCTATCTGATGATCTATCCGCGGGTCCGGATCTGGGGCCTCGCCTTCAACTGGATACCGATCCATATCCCGGCGCTCTATGCGCTCGGCGGCTGGATCCTGCTGCAGGCCGCTTCCGCCCTGTTCGGCGCCGACGGCAATGTCGGCTGGTGGGCGCATCTCGGCGGGCTGGCGACGGGTGCCGCGCTGACCCCGCTCTTCGTGCACCGCAGCATCG
- a CDS encoding glycosyltransferase, which yields MPSNVVDLAGAERAPRSPHAPRVLIYSHDTFGLGHIRRCRAIANALIASFPHISVIIVSGSSVISSFQFGDGVDYVRIPGVEKQSDGSYEPHHLNLDLDDIIRLRTDIIKQTVLSFDPDVVIVDKEPVGLRGELKPSLDILRRRGARIVLGLRDVLDEPAAVLEEWSRNGALDALDTVYDDIFVYGLDNVYQPLTGLPNQHRFADKLRYMGYLKRAVPSPMPPNRYPRITKQPFILVTPGGGGDGAGVIDWVISAYEADPTIELPALIVFGPFMSREKRKEFAERIARNPKLEGLGFEPRLELLMNRAHCVVAMGGYNTFCEILSFDKPALIVPRVRPRLEQAIRAGRADELKLVDVLYDPSQTGEGERDPRVMAAALHALPRRPPPSQAYVPDLLDGLPAICRALADDLSMPVRGRALAQTAATS from the coding sequence ATGCCTTCAAACGTCGTCGATCTCGCCGGCGCCGAGCGCGCGCCGCGTAGCCCCCATGCTCCGCGCGTCCTGATCTACAGCCACGACACCTTCGGCCTCGGCCATATCCGCCGCTGCCGCGCCATCGCCAATGCGCTGATCGCGAGCTTCCCGCATATCTCGGTGATCATCGTCTCCGGCTCGTCGGTGATCTCGAGCTTCCAGTTCGGCGACGGCGTCGATTACGTCCGCATTCCCGGCGTCGAGAAGCAGAGCGACGGCAGCTACGAGCCGCATCATCTCAATCTCGACCTCGACGACATCATCCGGCTGCGGACCGACATCATCAAGCAGACCGTGCTCTCCTTCGATCCCGACGTGGTCATCGTCGACAAGGAGCCCGTCGGCCTGCGCGGCGAATTGAAGCCCTCGCTCGACATCCTGCGCCGGCGCGGCGCCCGCATCGTGCTCGGCCTGCGCGACGTGCTCGACGAGCCCGCCGCCGTGCTGGAGGAATGGAGCCGCAACGGCGCGCTTGACGCGCTCGACACGGTCTATGACGACATCTTCGTCTACGGTCTCGACAACGTCTATCAGCCCCTGACCGGCCTGCCGAACCAGCATCGCTTCGCCGACAAGCTCCGCTACATGGGCTATCTCAAGCGCGCGGTGCCGAGCCCGATGCCGCCGAACCGCTATCCGCGCATCACCAAGCAGCCCTTCATCCTGGTTACGCCCGGCGGCGGCGGCGACGGCGCCGGCGTGATCGACTGGGTGATCTCCGCCTATGAGGCCGACCCGACGATCGAACTGCCGGCGCTCATCGTCTTCGGCCCCTTCATGTCGCGCGAGAAGCGCAAGGAATTCGCCGAGCGCATCGCCCGCAATCCCAAGCTCGAGGGACTCGGCTTCGAGCCGCGCCTGGAGCTGCTGATGAACCGGGCCCACTGCGTCGTCGCCATGGGCGGCTACAACACCTTCTGCGAGATCCTGTCCTTCGACAAGCCGGCGCTGATCGTGCCGCGGGTCCGGCCGCGCCTGGAGCAGGCGATCCGTGCCGGCCGCGCCGACGAGCTCAAGCTGGTCGATGTCCTCTACGATCCCTCCCAGACCGGCGAGGGCGAGCGCGATCCGCGCGTGATGGCCGCCGCGCTCCACGCCCTGCCGCGCCGGCCGCCTCCGTCCCAGGCCTATGTGCCGGACCTGCTCGACGGCCTCCCCGCGATCTGCCGCGCGCTTGCAGACGACCTCTCGATGCCCGTCCGCGGCCGTGCCCTCGCGCAGACGGCTGCGACGAGCTGA
- a CDS encoding acyloxyacyl hydrolase, giving the protein MVRVALLSLAVCLTASAAPAQTRSLSGSVSSYAPATEAPAPAWEARVGAGLANPGGRESGLPNLSADLLSPRLVPLSDRIAAAFIPRFNIGASLNLNGTRYAYAGATWTFDVTRDVFVEASLGAALNDGKTGLVVPENRLAVGCNTGTREAAALGFRLSDRWSLVTTLEHFSTAGCSDKPGAGSRGPANIGARLGYTF; this is encoded by the coding sequence ATGGTTCGCGTCGCGTTGCTATCCCTTGCCGTTTGCCTGACCGCCTCCGCCGCTCCGGCGCAGACCCGGTCCCTCTCCGGCAGCGTCTCCAGCTACGCCCCCGCCACCGAAGCGCCGGCTCCCGCCTGGGAAGCGCGGGTCGGCGCCGGCCTCGCCAATCCCGGCGGCCGGGAGAGCGGCCTGCCCAACCTGAGCGCCGACCTGCTGTCGCCGCGCCTGGTTCCGCTGAGCGACCGGATCGCGGCGGCCTTCATCCCGCGTTTCAACATCGGCGCCAGCCTCAATCTCAACGGCACGCGCTATGCCTACGCTGGCGCGACCTGGACCTTCGACGTGACCCGCGACGTCTTCGTCGAGGCGAGCCTCGGCGCCGCGTTGAACGACGGCAAGACCGGGCTGGTCGTCCCCGAGAATCGCCTCGCCGTCGGCTGCAACACCGGCACGCGCGAGGCCGCCGCCCTCGGCTTCCGGCTCTCGGATCGCTGGAGTCTCGTAACAACGCTCGAGCATTTCAGCACCGCCGGCTGCTCAGACAAGCCGGGCGCCGGCAGCCGCGGCCCGGCCAATATCGGCGCGCGGCTCGGCTACACGTTCTAA